In the genome of Natronomonas salina, the window ACGGTCGTGGCTTCGGTTGCGGGTCCCGTAGGCGTTCGGGTCGAATGCGAATCGGTCGACCGATCAGAAGGGAGTCCGGCTCGGAGGTCGCTACGTCCGCGGCCTCCAGAGGGACCGGAGCCGCCCGGTGAGCCCGTAGGAGACCGGCGACTCGATGTACTGCCTGCCCAGCGCCGTCACCCGGTACTTCCCGCGCTCGACGCGCTCGACGTAGCCGCGCTCCTCGAGTTCGGCGAGGCGGCGGTTCACCTCCTCGCGGCTGTACTCGATGTTGTAGGCCACGATGGACGGCGTGAGCACCAGCTCCGAGGTGTGGAACAGCTGGAGGATGGCGTCGTCGATCGGCAGCATCCACTCCGGCGGCTGTCTGATCCGGGCCGGCTCGTCGAGCAGCAGCTCCGACCACACCTCCCGGCGCAGGTCGCGCTCGAGGGGGTCGTACAGGCCGACGACCACGAGCACCGCCGCGGTTCCGTGGACCCAGTGGACGAACCGCGGGGCGAGCACCTCGGCGACCGGCCCCCCGACGAGGAAGAGGACGAGCCCCGCCGTGGTGACGAACAGGGAGCGGCGGAAGCCGACCTCGGTCCGCTCGAGCGCGAGGAAGTAGACGACGCCCAGGCCGGTGAGGAGCCCTACGCCGAGGTTATAGACGATGAAAGGGGCGCCTTCCACGGTCGCTCACCGCCCCTCCAGGTCGCGTTCGAACCGCCGGTGGGTCGCGATCACGAGCCACACGAACAGCGCGGCGCCGGTCTGGAGGACGCTCCGGGAGACGTCCAGCAGCAGGGAGTCGGGCTGGAAGAAGAACGCGACGACGTGGTAGGCGATGACGCCACACATCGTCACCGAGAGCAGCGCCACGACTGCCCCGAAGGGCGACCCGCGGACCCGGCGCCAGAACTGGATCGACAGCACGCCCGCGCAGGTCCCGGCGATGATGGCGAAGATCACGCCGAGCGTCTGCAGCGTCGCATCGACCATGGTAAGGATACCGTATCCTGGCCCTTAGACCGTCGCACGGCTGCCGCCATCTGGTTTATCGAACGGTTGCCGGTTGGCTTCCGGACCCGCGGCGGATGTCCGTCGACTCGGGAGGTTGAGCCGCTTCAGGAGGCCATCTCACCCGTTGTCTCCGACGCGGATTCGACCTCTTACGACCACCTCACTGGATGGCGCTCGCGAGAGCCCAGCGGCTAACGAAGGGGGCGAAGACCCTCTATTCGCCTGCAATGGCTCTACAGCAGATCGACCCCGTCAGCGAGAACGACGAGATGGCCGAGTGCATCGACAACTGCTTCGAGGCGGCCCAGGCCTGCGAGTGGTGTGCGACGGCCTGCATCCGCGAAGGCGACGAGGACATGGCCCGCTGTATCGAACTGTGTCGGGACGTCGCCGACACCACCACCCTGCACGCTCGGATGATGGCGCGGGACTCCGACTACAGTTCCGACCTCGCCGAGACCTGTGCGGAACTCTGCGAGGCCTGCGCCGACGAGTGCGAACAGCACGACGCCGACCACTGCCAGACCTGCGCCGACGTCGTCCGCGAGTGCGCCGAAACCTGCCGCGACATGGCGTCGGCCTGATCGGGTTCCGGGCGCATCTCGCGGATCGGGCGGACGAGAACCGCTATTTTCCGGCGACCGCCTCAGAGCGTCTCGAGGAACGTCGCGTCCGCCGAGGTCTCCCCGCGGTTGAACGACGTCACCCGGACGCGGATGGCGTCGCCGACGTCGACGGACGCCGGGACGTCCTCGGTGAACACCACGAACCCCTCGACCTTCCCGACCGCTACCCGCGACCCGGAGTGGTGGTCGGTGAACTCCGTGACGCCGAGTTCGTACGTGCCGCCGATGGCGACCGGCGGCTCGCGCTTCTGGGCCGCCTCGTGGGCCCGCCTCGACGCCCGCTCGTCCGACGACCGACGCCGCAGCGCCACCACCAGAACCGCGAGAACGACGAGGGCGACTGCCCCGATTCCCAGCCACTCGAGCTCCATACGTCCCCACTCTGGCGGACGGTTATTATAGTACCTGTCAGCTCACGGCGAAGACGGTCAACGGGTGCGGCGACGGGCCACGGGCGAGCCCGTCGGCCTCAAAGGTCGGCGCCGTCGAACCGGTAGTAGCCGACGAGGAACGGGACGACGAGCCACAGCGCCAGCACCACGAAGCCGACCTCCGGGGTGACGTAGAAGGGGTCGGCCTCGACCGGCGCACCCTCGACGCCCACCCCCGAGGGGTCGGCGGCCGCGCCGGCCGTGTCGGCGATGCCGGGCAGCAGCGCGACGATCGCGGAGAAGTACGCCGTCGACGGCGACAGCTGCCCGACGAGGTACACCCAGTCGGGCATCGACGACGGCAGCGAGAACCCCGAGGTGACGTAGACGACCGCCACGGGCACGACGTCCCAGAACAGCTCGAAGACGACGAAGAAACCGAGGGCGAGCGTCGTCGCCCGGGAGGTGGACCCGGTCGTCGCCGACAGTCCCACGACGATCGCGGCGTACACCGCGGCGAAACAAAGCGTCACGGCCACGAACGCCAGCGCGGCGGCCGCGTCGAACGTCCCGAGCAGCGCCGACCCGAACCCGAGGCCGACGGCGAGGCCGACGCCCAGGCCGACCATCAGCACGGCGGCCCGCCCGACGACCTTCCCGGCGAAGACGTGGAGGCGGTTGGTCGGCAGCGAGAGCAGCAGCTTGATGCTGCCGAGTTCACGCTCGCCGGCCAGCGACTTGTAGCAGACGACGATTGCCGCCAGCGGGACGAACAGGCCAGTCAACCCGACCGTGAAGAACAGCAGGCCGCCGAAGGTCGCCCCGCCCGGCTCGCCGAACATCTCGGGGACCGCCACGTACGCGTACGTGGAGAGGACCGACAGGAGGACGAAGACGGCGACGAGCGCCCACAGCGCCCGCGACTGGACCGCGTCGCGGAAGTCCTTCTTCGCGACGACGGACCAGGTCATTCCCGGACCTCCTGGACGTCGTTCGTGTACCTGACGAACAGGTCCTCCAGCGAGGACTCCAGCACCGAGAAGTCGCGGACCGGCGTCACCTCGGCGTCGATGGCGTGCAGTACCGCGAACTTCGAGGCGTCGACGACCGACACCCGGAGGCGGCCGTCCTCCCTCGCGGCGCTCCGGACGCCGTCGATGCGGGCGACCTGCTCGACGACCGAGTCGTCGAGGTCTTCGACGTAGACATAGAGGACCTCCCCGGTGTCGGTGGCGTCGCGCAGCCCCTCGATGGTGTCGACGGCGACCAGCTCCCCCCGGTCGACGATGGCGACGCGGTCGCAGACGGCCTCGACCTGCTCCATGACGTGGCTCGAGAAGAACACCGTCGTCCCGCGGTCGTTCTCCTCGCGGATGATCTCGCGCATCTCGCGGGCCCCGTTGGGGTCCAGCCCCGTCGAGGGCTCGTCGAGGACCAACAGGTCGGGGTCGCCGACCAGCGCCATCGCGAGGACGAGCCGCTGGCGCATCCCCTTCGAGTAGCCGCCGGCCTTCCGGTCGGCCGCGTCCGCGATCCGCACCCGTTCGAGCAGCGCCTCGGGGTCCTCGTCGGCGTCCTTCATCTCGACGACGAACTCGAGGTGCCGCCGCCCCGACAGCCGGTCGTAGACGTGGTAGGCGTCCGGCAGCACGCCCGTCTTCCGGCGGACCGCCTCGCCCTCGGCCTGGGCGTCGTGGCCGAGGACGCGGACCGTCCCCGAGGTCGGCCGGACGAAGTCCAGCAGGATGTCGATCGTCGTCGACTTCCCGGCGCCGTTCGGCCCGAGGAACCCGAAGATCTCCCCCTCCTGGACGGTGAGCTCCAGGTCGTTGACCGCGACCACGTCGCCGAACCGCTTCGTCAGGCCGACGATCTCGATGGCAGCCATCCGGCGCTAGCCCCCGGCGGCGGCGACGCGGTCGTGACGGTGATGCATGGTTCCAGACGACGACGGTAGGAAGGATAAGTATTATCGTGGGGAGAAAACCGACGGAGGGACGGGCATCGGGTCAGCGTCCACAGTGGATTCACGCCCTGCTCTGTCCACCTGGTGGGCGCGAGCGACTCGGAGGGTCGACAGCGGCCGAAGAGCCGTCAGGCCTCGTCGGCGGCTGGGAGCGTGACGTAGAAGGTCGCCCCCTCGCCAGGCGCCGATTCGACCCAGATGTCGCCGCCGTGGCGCTCGACGATGCGCTCGCAGAGCGCCAGCCCGATGCCGGTCCCGGCGTGGTCCTCGTGGGAGTGGAGCCGCTGGAACACCTCGAAGATCCGCTCCTGGTCGTCGGGGTCGATGCCGACGCCCTCGTCGGCGACCGAGACGACCCACTCCTCGCCGGACCGCTCGGCGTCGACGCGGATCTCCGGCGGTGCGTCGCCGCTGTACTCGATAGCGTTCTTCAGCAGGTTCTGGAACACCTGCCGGAGCTGGTCGCGGTCTCCCTGGACCGTCGGGAGGGCCTCGGCGGTGATCTCGGCGTCGGTCTCCCGGATGCGCAGCTCCAGGTCCTGCCGGACGTCCGCGAGGATGGCGTCGAGGTCGACGGGCTCGAAGGAATCGCCGCGGGTCTCCACCCGGGAGTATTCCAAGAGGCCGTCGATCATGTCGCGCATCCGCTCGGCGCCGTCGACGGCGTAGTCGATGAACTCCTCGGCCTCGGCGTCGAGGTCGTCGCCGTACCGCCGCTCGAGCAACTGGAGGTAGCTCGAGACCATCCGGAGCGGCTCCTGGAGGTCGTGGGAGGCCGCGTAGGCGAACTGCTCGAGGCGCTCGTTGGACGTCTCGAGCTGCCGCTGGTAGGCCTTCCGCTCGGAGATGTCGCGGAGCACGCCGGTGAAGAAGTGGTCGCCGCGGTACTCGATCTCGCTGAAGGAGACGGCCAGCGGCACCTCGGCGCCGTCGGCGCGCTCGCCCGGCAACTCGACGTAGTCCCAGTCGATGTGCCGCTCGCCGGTCTCGAGGTACCGCGAGATGGCGGCCCGGTGCTGGTCGGCGTACCCGTCCGGCATCAGCGCGGTCAGCGACTCGCCGATCAGGTCCTCCGGGGCGTACCCGAACATGTCCTCGACGGCCGGGTTCACCGACCGGACGACGCTGTCCTCGTCGATGGTGACGATGACGTCGTTGATCGCCTCCGTGATCGCCCGGTACTCCTCCCGGAGTTCGCTGACGTCCTCCTCGACGATCACGACCCGGTCGAGGTCGCCGTCCTCGCCGACGATCGGCGCGGCGTCGACCCGGACCCACTTCCGGCCGCCGTCCGAGACGTCGACCCGGGCCGTCCAGTCGTGGACGGGCTCGCCGGTCCGCGTCACCTGCGCGCAGGGACGGGCGTCCATCGGTATCTCGTCGCCGTCCTCGTCGTAGTACGTCCGGTCGGTGGCTTCGACGTGGTCGGCGTCCGCCGGGATGCCGTGGAGCGCCCTCGCACGCGCGTTGATCCGTTCGATGTCGCCGTCGGGCGTCTCGACGGAGATGCCGACCGGTGCGGCCGCCATCATCTCCGCGAGCAGCTCGCGCTGCCGGTCGAGCTCGTCTTCGACCTGCTTCCTGGCGACCAGGCTCCCGAGGTCCGCCGCGATGGAGGTGACGACCTCCACCAGGTGCTCGTCGACCTCCCGCTGTTCGGCCATGTAGAACTCGAGGACGACGGCGAGTTCACCATCGTGGACGACCGGGACACCCAGCGCCGCCTTCAAATCGGTCTCGGTCGCCAGCCTCGAGCGGGGGAAGACGTCCTCGGAGACCGCGGTGACGTCCGGGAACCAGACCGGCTCGCCGGATTCGAGTACCTGCCCCGGGAGCCCCTCGCCGGCGCGGAAGGTGAACTCCCGGGAGGCCGCCTCGAAGGGGACGAACTCGTCGCGCTGGACGTACGACACCGGGAGCCGCTCGACGGCGCCGTCGTCGGTCGGCGCCCACGCCTGGCCGACCACCCAGTCGGTCCAGCCGCAGACCTCGTCGAGGGCCGCCTGCAGGCCGGCCTCCAGCGACGCCGCCTCCGCGACGGACTGGCTCACCTTCATGTGGAGCTGGTGCTCCTCGCGGGCGCGCTTCCGGTCGGTCATGTCGCGGGTGACCTTCGCGAACCCCTCGAGGTCGCCGTCGTCGTCCCGGATGGCCGTGATGGTCACGTTCGCCCAGAACCGGGAGCCGTCCTTCCGGACGCGCCAGCCCTCGTCCTCGACGGCGCCCTGCTGGAGGGCCGCCGCGAGGTTCCGCTCGGGGACGTCGGCGGCGCGGTCGGCCTCCGTGTAGAACGTCGAGAAGTTCCGGCCGACGATCTCCGAGGCCGAGTAGCCCTTGATGCGCTCGGCCCCGAGGTTCCAGCTCGCGACGGTCCCGTCGGGGTCCAGCCGGAAGATGGCGTACTCCTCGACGGCCTGGATGAGGGCGCGGAACTGCTGGTCGTGGTCGCCGTCGGGGTTGGGGTCAGGGTCGGCCACCTCGCCGGAGACGGCGTTACCGTCGCCGTTGGCGTCCCCGTCGGCCGGGCCCTCGTCGGCCGGGTTCGTCATTGCACCCTTCTTCTAGTTCCATTGATGAAAGCCCTGGCATCTCGTCGTCTCTCGAGCGACGCGGTGTGCCGCGCGGGCCGACCTCGGCGCCGAACCGGGACGGGCCGCCGTGCGGCAGTGCTACTCCACCCGGTCGAGCATCTCGCCCAGTTCGACGAGGTCGATGGGTTGGACGTGCTCCTCGCGGATGAGGTTCTCGTCGTTGATGGTGAGGTCGAGGTCGTCGAGCTGCTCGGCGACGTGGGTGATGTCGTCGTCCTGGACGCCGACGGCCTTTATCTGGAGGTTCTCCTGGCCGGTCATCAGCTCCGTGACCTCGAGGACCTGCGGGAGCTCCATGGCCTGCTCGGCGACCGTCGAGCGCTCGCTGATGCTGGCGGTGCACGTGAAGTGGAAGTACAGTCGCAGTCCCACCCGGTCGAGGTCGAGGGAGGTCGTGTAGCCGGTGAGGACGCCGGCCTCCTGGAGGCGGTCCATCCGGTTGTGGACGGTGTTGTCGGAGACGCCGATCTGCTCGGCGAGTTCGATGGCCGAGTACCGGGCGTCGCGCTGCAGCAGGTTGAGCAACTGCCGGTCGACGTCGTCCAGCTCGTAGGTACTCATACTCCGGGTTGGCGGGGGAGAGCCAAGAGAGTACCGAAATTCGAGACCCAATCCCACTCGTTCTCGATATTTCCAACAATTTCTCTTCGGCGTTAGAGATTCGAATCACTCGGCAGCCCCTTATAAGTGCTAGTTGCCATCGAGAGGATATTCCACACTATTTTGAGATTTTACCTCGATATTCCACGTTGAATCGCCTGGCACGTGGACTATCGAATTTTCATGCAAGGGTTTATACGCGTAGATGTGTTCGTACAAATGTGAGCAAGACATCCCCCATTCAGACAGCAGCCCGTTCCACGTCCCGGTCCGAAGCGGTCACCGAAGCCGTCGTTCACGCTGTCGCCGACGAGGAGGGAGTCTCGCCCCTCCAGCTCGAGCCCCTCGCGACCGTCGTCGACCCGGACGCCCTGAATTCCCTCTACTCCGGCGACCGTCCCGGCGCGAAACTGGAGTTCGCCTACCACGGCTACCGCGTGCACGTGGACACCGACGGCCGGGTCGCACTCGACGAACTCGAGTCCTGACCGCGGTGTCCCACTACATCGAGTGCCGGGTCTGCGGGTTCGTGCTCGAGGCGGCGGCGC includes:
- a CDS encoding TRAM domain-containing protein; this translates as MELEWLGIGAVALVVLAVLVVALRRRSSDERASRRAHEAAQKREPPVAIGGTYELGVTEFTDHHSGSRVAVGKVEGFVVFTEDVPASVDVGDAIRVRVTSFNRGETSADATFLETL
- a CDS encoding ABC transporter ATP-binding protein produces the protein MAAIEIVGLTKRFGDVVAVNDLELTVQEGEIFGFLGPNGAGKSTTIDILLDFVRPTSGTVRVLGHDAQAEGEAVRRKTGVLPDAYHVYDRLSGRRHLEFVVEMKDADEDPEALLERVRIADAADRKAGGYSKGMRQRLVLAMALVGDPDLLVLDEPSTGLDPNGAREMREIIREENDRGTTVFFSSHVMEQVEAVCDRVAIVDRGELVAVDTIEGLRDATDTGEVLYVYVEDLDDSVVEQVARIDGVRSAAREDGRLRVSVVDASKFAVLHAIDAEVTPVRDFSVLESSLEDLFVRYTNDVQEVRE
- a CDS encoding four-helix bundle copper-binding protein, which encodes MALQQIDPVSENDEMAECIDNCFEAAQACEWCATACIREGDEDMARCIELCRDVADTTTLHARMMARDSDYSSDLAETCAELCEACADECEQHDADHCQTCADVVRECAETCRDMASA
- a CDS encoding Lrp/AsnC family transcriptional regulator; the protein is MSTYELDDVDRQLLNLLQRDARYSAIELAEQIGVSDNTVHNRMDRLQEAGVLTGYTTSLDLDRVGLRLYFHFTCTASISERSTVAEQAMELPQVLEVTELMTGQENLQIKAVGVQDDDITHVAEQLDDLDLTINDENLIREEHVQPIDLVELGEMLDRVE
- a CDS encoding ArsR family transcriptional regulator encodes the protein MEGAPFIVYNLGVGLLTGLGVVYFLALERTEVGFRRSLFVTTAGLVLFLVGGPVAEVLAPRFVHWVHGTAAVLVVVGLYDPLERDLRREVWSELLLDEPARIRQPPEWMLPIDDAILQLFHTSELVLTPSIVAYNIEYSREEVNRRLAELEERGYVERVERGKYRVTALGRQYIESPVSYGLTGRLRSLWRPRT
- a CDS encoding HalOD1 output domain-containing protein, coding for MSKTSPIQTAARSTSRSEAVTEAVVHAVADEEGVSPLQLEPLATVVDPDALNSLYSGDRPGAKLEFAYHGYRVHVDTDGRVALDELES
- a CDS encoding ABC transporter permease subunit — translated: MTWSVVAKKDFRDAVQSRALWALVAVFVLLSVLSTYAYVAVPEMFGEPGGATFGGLLFFTVGLTGLFVPLAAIVVCYKSLAGERELGSIKLLLSLPTNRLHVFAGKVVGRAAVLMVGLGVGLAVGLGFGSALLGTFDAAAALAFVAVTLCFAAVYAAIVVGLSATTGSTSRATTLALGFFVVFELFWDVVPVAVVYVTSGFSLPSSMPDWVYLVGQLSPSTAYFSAIVALLPGIADTAGAAADPSGVGVEGAPVEADPFYVTPEVGFVVLALWLVVPFLVGYYRFDGADL
- a CDS encoding PAS domain S-box protein — encoded protein: MTNPADEGPADGDANGDGNAVSGEVADPDPNPDGDHDQQFRALIQAVEEYAIFRLDPDGTVASWNLGAERIKGYSASEIVGRNFSTFYTEADRAADVPERNLAAALQQGAVEDEGWRVRKDGSRFWANVTITAIRDDDGDLEGFAKVTRDMTDRKRAREEHQLHMKVSQSVAEAASLEAGLQAALDEVCGWTDWVVGQAWAPTDDGAVERLPVSYVQRDEFVPFEAASREFTFRAGEGLPGQVLESGEPVWFPDVTAVSEDVFPRSRLATETDLKAALGVPVVHDGELAVVLEFYMAEQREVDEHLVEVVTSIAADLGSLVARKQVEDELDRQRELLAEMMAAAPVGISVETPDGDIERINARARALHGIPADADHVEATDRTYYDEDGDEIPMDARPCAQVTRTGEPVHDWTARVDVSDGGRKWVRVDAAPIVGEDGDLDRVVIVEEDVSELREEYRAITEAINDVIVTIDEDSVVRSVNPAVEDMFGYAPEDLIGESLTALMPDGYADQHRAAISRYLETGERHIDWDYVELPGERADGAEVPLAVSFSEIEYRGDHFFTGVLRDISERKAYQRQLETSNERLEQFAYAASHDLQEPLRMVSSYLQLLERRYGDDLDAEAEEFIDYAVDGAERMRDMIDGLLEYSRVETRGDSFEPVDLDAILADVRQDLELRIRETDAEITAEALPTVQGDRDQLRQVFQNLLKNAIEYSGDAPPEIRVDAERSGEEWVVSVADEGVGIDPDDQERIFEVFQRLHSHEDHAGTGIGLALCERIVERHGGDIWVESAPGEGATFYVTLPAADEA